Proteins from a single region of Sphaerochaeta globosa str. Buddy:
- a CDS encoding recombinase family protein produces the protein MGVIPTFISERTPAANRVNLQEELRRANLDYLNRLQWLINTDTIYTGDKLVVQQDGFNNFTGLSIKSAQWHALSILQLLGMRLPIDIHGTHFSELERSTLIKAYLIEYEFLATKRRQQQSRGQLEARERGVYTGRKPIKVPLPLLDEVRQKLNAGRITLNEALTITKLSKATLYRRFKELEESQKMKV, from the coding sequence GTGGGAGTAATACCCACGTTCATCAGTGAACGCACTCCAGCTGCGAACCGAGTAAATCTGCAAGAGGAATTGCGTAGAGCGAATCTGGACTATCTCAACCGCCTGCAGTGGTTGATCAACACCGATACAATATATACAGGCGATAAGCTGGTGGTACAACAGGATGGATTCAACAACTTCACCGGTCTCTCAATCAAAAGTGCACAATGGCATGCACTCTCGATTCTCCAATTGCTGGGGATGAGACTTCCGATCGACATCCATGGCACACATTTCTCCGAGCTGGAACGTAGTACTCTCATCAAGGCTTATCTGATCGAGTATGAGTTTCTTGCAACCAAGCGAAGACAGCAGCAGAGCAGGGGCCAACTGGAAGCTAGGGAGCGGGGTGTCTATACTGGAAGAAAGCCCATTAAGGTACCCCTGCCGCTGTTGGATGAGGTGAGACAGAAGCTGAATGCAGGCCGCATCACGCTCAATGAGGCTCTTACAATCACCAAGCTATCAAAGGCGACGCTGTATAGGCGATTCAAGGAGTTGGAAGAGTCTCAGAAAATGAAAGTATAA
- a CDS encoding GyrI-like domain-containing protein, which produces MQKNSLYEPLWQYIAEKDVQSLTLSFAEIQAILGFPINHAFLNYKKDLHAYGWLCHKISMKEQYIMFLRLPEHSTIREKASFSVLGKEGSTEEGPGFVQRLWQEANNHFDHIEPYAKKDSNGKVCGIWGLMSDMSRSFKPWEQNFTRGLYLAGVECLDDIQTPDGWTCWTIPGFEYLSVECWSASIFETTIAFLKAHKMPLAGAVQDFTDPATGKAFMLFPIRKNS; this is translated from the coding sequence ATGCAGAAGAACAGTCTATACGAACCACTTTGGCAGTACATTGCAGAAAAGGATGTACAGTCTTTGACACTGTCTTTTGCTGAAATACAAGCAATCTTGGGGTTTCCTATCAACCATGCCTTCCTGAATTACAAGAAGGACCTTCACGCCTATGGCTGGCTCTGCCACAAAATCTCCATGAAAGAGCAATATATAATGTTTCTTCGCCTGCCCGAGCATTCCACAATACGAGAAAAAGCCAGCTTCTCAGTTTTGGGGAAGGAAGGTTCAACAGAAGAAGGACCTGGATTTGTGCAACGACTCTGGCAGGAAGCCAACAATCACTTCGACCACATAGAACCGTATGCGAAGAAGGACAGCAATGGGAAGGTATGCGGCATCTGGGGTCTGATGAGCGACATGTCTCGGTCCTTCAAGCCCTGGGAACAGAATTTTACTCGAGGATTATACCTTGCAGGAGTTGAGTGCCTTGACGATATACAGACCCCTGATGGTTGGACATGCTGGACAATCCCAGGTTTTGAATATCTCTCAGTTGAGTGTTGGTCAGCTTCTATCTTTGAAACAACGATTGCTTTTCTTAAGGCTCATAAAATGCCTCTTGCAGGTGCAGTTCAAGACTTCACAGACCCAGCAACAGGGAAAGCCTTCATGTTGTTCCCCATCCGAAAAAATAGCTGA
- a CDS encoding sedoheptulokinase, which produces MGRVHVGLDIGTTNISMVVLDLNGGTLLPARSIPNVQLQTGESYAYAQDPHAIESAVRTLLLQVKEPIGSLCVTGQVHGIVYYDASGIAVSPLYTWLDRRAMEQVDGMDSQQLLFEKTGVHLPCGYGLLAHYANRRLKNVPAEAVGFCGILEYITSRLVGKTIDKSDPSCLGPFGAFDPVSSRFNDRVIEEVFGLKESRFLDACSPFELAGYTPEGIPVAFPVGDNQAGFFGMVSDWPHSALVSMGTSGQISLFSTSPVCPASMELRPFLGEGYLHVGATLTAGKAYETLHHCIASIISSAGMKISDEAVFELMKKEGKSHGIPGSLAVDTRFNGSRKEPNARGSVSSIQLDNLTLGNLVVGTIDGIVDELYQFSVEASEVFLAMERIIATGSSVRKNFLFQEALDRKFKLPTSIAQVDDGAGLGAALIGAVAVGALSKQEAKSFVGSMLRA; this is translated from the coding sequence ATGGGTAGGGTACATGTCGGACTTGATATTGGTACAACGAATATTTCGATGGTGGTCTTGGACCTGAATGGAGGCACCTTGTTGCCTGCCCGCTCGATTCCCAATGTCCAGCTGCAGACTGGCGAGTCGTATGCCTATGCTCAGGACCCGCATGCGATAGAGAGCGCTGTGCGAACACTGCTTTTGCAAGTGAAAGAACCGATAGGCTCCCTGTGCGTGACAGGCCAGGTACACGGTATCGTCTACTACGATGCTTCGGGAATTGCTGTTTCTCCGCTCTACACCTGGCTCGACCGGAGGGCCATGGAGCAGGTGGACGGAATGGACTCGCAGCAGCTGTTGTTTGAGAAAACCGGAGTACATCTTCCTTGCGGCTATGGCTTGCTTGCCCACTATGCCAACAGAAGACTCAAAAATGTCCCTGCTGAAGCTGTAGGTTTCTGCGGGATTCTGGAATATATAACAAGTCGCTTGGTGGGAAAAACGATCGATAAGTCTGATCCAAGTTGTCTAGGTCCGTTCGGCGCTTTCGATCCGGTTTCCTCTCGTTTCAATGACAGAGTCATCGAAGAAGTGTTCGGATTGAAAGAGTCCCGGTTTCTAGATGCCTGCTCTCCCTTTGAGTTGGCTGGATATACCCCTGAGGGTATTCCCGTGGCCTTCCCTGTTGGTGACAACCAAGCCGGTTTCTTTGGTATGGTTTCCGACTGGCCTCATTCTGCGTTGGTCAGCATGGGAACCAGCGGTCAGATTTCCTTGTTCAGTACTTCACCTGTTTGTCCTGCCTCCATGGAACTGAGGCCCTTTCTTGGCGAAGGATATTTACATGTCGGGGCAACGTTGACTGCAGGCAAGGCCTATGAGACCCTCCACCACTGTATTGCTTCCATTATCAGCAGTGCTGGAATGAAAATTTCTGATGAGGCTGTGTTCGAGCTTATGAAGAAAGAAGGGAAAAGTCATGGTATTCCTGGTTCCCTGGCTGTCGATACGAGGTTCAATGGCTCAAGAAAGGAGCCGAATGCCAGGGGCTCGGTCAGTTCCATCCAGTTGGACAATCTGACACTGGGGAATTTAGTAGTGGGAACAATCGATGGGATTGTAGATGAGTTATATCAATTCAGCGTTGAGGCCTCTGAGGTGTTCCTAGCAATGGAAAGAATTATTGCAACCGGAAGCTCAGTACGAAAAAACTTTCTATTTCAGGAGGCACTGGATCGGAAGTTCAAGCTACCGACCAGCATAGCTCAAGTAGATGATGGGGCAGGCTTGGGAGCTGCGCTGATCGGGGCTGTGGCTGTAGGGGCTTTGAGCAAGCAAGAGGCGAAATCCTTTGTTGGGAGCATGTTGAGGGCGTAG
- a CDS encoding LytR/AlgR family response regulator transcription factor, with the protein MLDIAICDDDPGQLALIHSYTAQFVQENNIQASIHQFMHPDELLRTCEKRRYHLYILDIVMPMLNGVEVGKTIREHDQQAIILYATSEPSFALQSFATNPINYLLKPIDKQQLFRTLSLAVSKLNLPQEHTCTVKTQEGMRVLRFSEIVCCEYCDHTVIYTLTDARTVTTKVIKGTFSHHIEPLLKDKRFLRPHVSYILNMEYVEGFTKTRFTLRSGLSVPIVAKQYCTIRDTYLDYLATKGQL; encoded by the coding sequence ATGCTAGATATTGCCATTTGCGACGATGACCCCGGCCAGCTGGCGCTGATTCATTCCTATACAGCTCAATTTGTGCAAGAAAATAACATCCAAGCCTCCATTCACCAATTCATGCATCCTGATGAACTCTTGCGAACCTGTGAAAAACGACGATATCACCTGTATATTTTGGATATTGTCATGCCCATGCTCAACGGGGTTGAAGTAGGCAAAACCATCCGTGAACACGATCAACAAGCCATTATTCTTTATGCAACTTCTGAACCAAGCTTCGCTCTGCAATCGTTTGCGACAAACCCCATCAACTACCTGCTAAAGCCGATCGACAAGCAGCAACTCTTTAGGACGCTTTCGCTTGCCGTCTCCAAACTTAATCTCCCGCAAGAGCATACCTGCACGGTGAAAACCCAAGAGGGAATGCGAGTCCTCAGGTTCTCAGAAATAGTGTGCTGCGAATACTGTGATCACACCGTCATCTACACACTCACGGATGCCAGAACTGTAACCACGAAAGTAATAAAAGGTACGTTCTCTCATCATATTGAACCATTACTGAAAGACAAGCGCTTTTTACGGCCCCATGTCTCCTACATTCTGAACATGGAGTATGTCGAGGGTTTCACCAAAACAAGATTCACCCTTCGATCGGGCCTTTCAGTTCCCATAGTCGCCAAACAGTATTGCACGATACGTGATACCTACCTCGATTATCTGGCAACGAAGGGACAGCTGTGA
- a CDS encoding GHKL domain-containing protein, which produces MQDLLSNILRGSVTSFMNILLLFSLTKPKYGRKSTVLAAVLVFVSNIAFTLWFYLKEDLTSLSRFDIVMFIVVGLALKPLTRHSFIQWCFNFLTTLNIAMMIIIISFHMGRLFPVPQYANTLIRFVLYLLVIVLFIRFFRPLYESVVNNWPMFAALIICMFLNLSYYFSITDDIKNTLVMFKWPLFLLVAFSLAAYGTVFYSLKRFTAMYALKAENLNMQHERILLSQAASTMTEKLMLMDTIAYEHSLVSHDRRHFNSMLLGLLKQGEIEEAMDCLQKQNEIKTSPSKIYCENKAVNAAVSYYVDMAEQKGIQTDINLTIAAQLPVDSLELALVVSNLFENAIQGVSLLSETQNRYIHLTCHQVGRLLLEIANPCRETVQLGPDGLPFTNQEGHGVGTKSIAAFAAKYDAELLYSVEGGQFRVRLLV; this is translated from the coding sequence ATGCAGGATCTACTGAGCAATATCCTGCGGGGCAGTGTCACCTCATTCATGAATATCCTGCTCCTATTCTCCCTGACCAAACCAAAATATGGACGTAAAAGTACCGTCCTTGCTGCAGTACTGGTCTTTGTGAGCAACATCGCCTTCACGCTCTGGTTCTATCTGAAGGAAGACCTTACCTCCCTATCCCGGTTTGATATTGTGATGTTTATCGTAGTCGGACTAGCCCTCAAGCCCCTCACAAGGCATAGTTTCATACAATGGTGCTTCAACTTTCTTACAACCCTCAATATTGCGATGATGATCATCATCATCAGCTTTCATATGGGAAGGCTCTTCCCCGTGCCACAGTATGCCAATACCCTCATCCGTTTCGTACTCTACCTACTGGTCATCGTACTTTTTATCAGGTTCTTTCGCCCCTTGTACGAGTCGGTTGTCAACAACTGGCCGATGTTCGCTGCCCTGATAATCTGCATGTTCCTCAATCTGTCCTACTACTTCTCCATCACTGACGACATCAAAAATACCTTGGTTATGTTCAAATGGCCTCTCTTCCTGTTGGTCGCTTTTTCCCTAGCCGCCTATGGGACAGTCTTTTATTCGCTGAAGCGCTTTACTGCAATGTATGCATTGAAAGCAGAAAACCTGAATATGCAGCATGAGCGAATACTTCTCTCCCAAGCAGCCTCTACCATGACAGAGAAGCTTATGCTCATGGATACAATAGCCTATGAACACAGCCTCGTCTCCCATGACCGCAGACACTTCAACAGCATGCTCTTAGGCCTTCTGAAACAGGGAGAGATTGAAGAGGCCATGGACTGTCTGCAAAAGCAGAATGAAATCAAAACAAGTCCTAGCAAAATCTATTGTGAAAACAAAGCCGTGAACGCCGCAGTCAGTTATTACGTGGATATGGCAGAACAGAAAGGCATTCAGACAGACATCAACCTCACCATTGCAGCCCAATTGCCTGTCGATTCGCTGGAATTGGCGCTTGTGGTATCGAATCTCTTCGAGAACGCGATCCAGGGAGTCTCTCTTTTGAGTGAAACCCAGAACCGATATATCCATCTCACCTGCCACCAGGTCGGACGGCTCTTGCTTGAAATAGCCAACCCTTGCAGGGAAACAGTACAATTAGGCCCCGATGGGCTTCCGTTCACTAATCAGGAAGGCCATGGAGTGGGAACCAAGAGCATCGCAGCCTTTGCGGCCAAGTACGATGCAGAACTGCTCTACTCTGTAGAGGGCGGTCAGTTCAGAGTGAGACTGCTCGTCTAA
- a CDS encoding YDG domain-containing protein, protein MKKTTITMLLSLFVLAAVLLGFTACSDMMEKLGNISLTIVLDTPDVQVASYSLEGLHNTPNTRFSISDITPPRHSLSSLKKGTWDLTVTAFNADGDQIGAGTSRVDLKEGQIAETTLLVVFNQAVPAASSFTFSAPTRFDSFDGILSGSTANMEYRLASEPEDTPYTACTEGTTILGTGTYLLRYAAAHGLRASEPLRVTVPQYQPIQLTIADPTLTTGKVYDGTTEVSGTVTLGALSGVRETDTVTVSARTTYDDKSSGSGKTITLTYTLDGPDAGNYIKPVDKAVTRSIEKKPLTVSGTTITNSKVYDGETFSAVISHGALSGIVTGDTVTVSASAAYSDNSAGTDKTITVSYTLGDTDAANYLKPIDDSSFIGEITKKQLTVSGTEPILAKQYDGTPSAQLQNSGNLIGVVPGDAVTLQTTSTYSDTTIGSGKQITVRYAISGDTTNYLVPENATFNGGQITQKQLTVSNLALTSSKVYDGTTSVASPTFSFDGKVLGEDVRVTATATYDSPTAGNAKQITVAYALEGIDKGNYLKPIDPAATIAGVISKKQLTARGTELTLTKVYDGNTAAAITVSGTLSGIAAGDAVDFSVTAAYTSETAGENKDIIVVYSLTGDAKDNYIKPESYVRSGVIQKRQLQVTTPTTVATTKIYDRTLSAQITQYSSLSGVIPGDTVTLATTAAYVTKSAEIDKSIWVHYTIAGADESNYIQPADVLATSQGVITKKQLTVTGTTITASKVYNGTTSAAVGLPGSLAGVVSGDSVYVSATAAYDTKAAGTGKPITLTYTLFGTDQNNYFKPVDSIASQAGVITPKQLDARIEDYVSTKVYDGTTSATAPQITLIGKLSPDTVTVTTTATYDSAAAVTNKVIGLVFTLSGDDKNNYLKPIDMVLTRAGSISKKQLTISDPTLETITKVYDGTTAVAGTVTPGTLSGVVSGEEVTVEAAASYESADVTYATSGYNKITVKYTLDGPNASNYAPPVWAFPWGSIEKKQLSVIGTVFPASKVYDKTSTITITSQGTLSGVIGSDVVTLSNVVAYFSGIASDDVGTNKAVTINYTISGTHANNYYLNSDTSKTASITAAVLTATVGDYTQQYGSAVPAFTVNVTGFVAGDSATNIWGYTAPTATAGTNSSSAAGTYTIRISGGSAPNYSFTMTDTGTLTIQKPAGPAISDTIMGYIPASPASQTVINVTGFSTNLTNLEAAVAINGSTFSSYVDIAVDSRNRAMIVPTTTVTTATKVRIRVKETDILAAGPAKEIALTSQALAIGDYYQGGIVAYFFVSGDPGYIAGQVHGLIAATNDVSSTGVAWSNSTTTIVGTSSGIGTGLNNTNQIVTSIGSSASSYAAGMTRNYRGGGYSDWFLPSKDELYKMRLAFVSIGNFASPASFYWSSTEEKAWSREETAYTGDTVHAIEFNPNSGNSILVSNSPKTYAYFVRPVRNF, encoded by the coding sequence ATGAAAAAAACCACCATAACGATGCTACTCAGTCTATTCGTGCTTGCCGCAGTCCTGCTCGGCTTCACCGCCTGCAGTGACATGATGGAAAAGCTGGGGAACATCAGCCTTACCATCGTCCTGGACACCCCCGATGTACAAGTGGCATCCTATAGCTTGGAGGGATTGCACAACACTCCCAATACACGTTTTAGCATAAGCGACATCACCCCTCCGAGGCACTCGCTCTCCTCGCTGAAGAAAGGGACGTGGGATCTCACTGTCACCGCCTTCAACGCCGACGGGGACCAGATCGGCGCCGGCACGAGCCGCGTCGACCTCAAGGAAGGCCAGATAGCGGAGACCACCCTCTTGGTCGTCTTCAACCAGGCCGTACCCGCCGCAAGCTCCTTCACGTTCTCAGCCCCCACGCGCTTTGACAGTTTTGACGGCATTTTATCCGGGTCGACGGCGAACATGGAGTACCGGCTGGCATCGGAGCCGGAAGACACCCCCTATACGGCATGTACTGAAGGTACTACCATTCTGGGGACCGGCACGTACCTGCTCAGGTACGCAGCCGCACACGGCCTGAGGGCAAGCGAGCCGCTTCGTGTCACCGTGCCGCAGTACCAGCCGATCCAGCTGACCATCGCAGACCCGACGCTGACCACCGGCAAAGTCTATGACGGGACGACGGAGGTGTCCGGCACCGTTACGCTTGGAGCCCTCAGCGGGGTACGGGAAACTGACACGGTAACCGTAAGTGCCCGGACAACCTATGACGACAAATCATCTGGAAGCGGGAAAACCATCACGCTCACCTACACCCTCGATGGACCTGATGCAGGCAACTACATCAAGCCGGTCGACAAGGCTGTAACGAGATCCATTGAGAAGAAGCCGCTTACCGTCTCGGGAACAACCATCACCAACTCCAAGGTATATGATGGAGAGACCTTTTCGGCGGTCATCTCCCACGGCGCCCTCTCTGGAATTGTGACAGGCGATACCGTCACCGTCTCTGCAAGTGCAGCATACAGTGACAACTCTGCAGGGACCGATAAAACAATCACAGTGAGCTATACGCTGGGTGATACTGATGCCGCTAACTATCTTAAACCAATTGACGATTCCTCCTTCATTGGAGAAATCACCAAGAAGCAACTCACTGTTTCCGGCACTGAACCTATACTTGCCAAGCAATACGACGGCACTCCATCAGCTCAGCTACAGAACAGCGGGAATCTCATAGGGGTTGTACCTGGTGATGCTGTGACATTGCAAACAACTTCAACCTATTCCGACACTACGATAGGAAGTGGAAAACAAATTACCGTCCGCTATGCAATCAGTGGCGATACCACCAATTACTTGGTGCCTGAGAATGCTACGTTCAATGGCGGGCAGATCACACAAAAGCAACTCACTGTTTCGAATCTTGCCCTTACTTCCAGCAAGGTGTATGACGGCACGACCTCTGTAGCATCCCCCACATTTTCTTTCGATGGAAAGGTCCTGGGCGAGGATGTACGGGTGACGGCAACTGCAACCTATGATTCACCTACTGCGGGAAATGCAAAGCAAATCACCGTTGCCTACGCCCTGGAGGGAATCGACAAGGGCAACTATCTCAAGCCAATCGACCCAGCAGCCACCATTGCGGGTGTAATCTCCAAGAAACAATTGACGGCCAGAGGGACAGAGCTCACCCTGACCAAGGTATATGATGGAAATACTGCTGCAGCAATCACGGTGTCCGGTACGCTCTCGGGCATTGCAGCAGGTGATGCAGTCGATTTCAGCGTCACTGCCGCCTATACCTCGGAAACAGCGGGTGAAAACAAAGATATCATTGTTGTCTACTCGCTTACCGGTGATGCAAAGGATAATTACATCAAGCCGGAGAGCTATGTGCGCTCAGGCGTAATTCAGAAACGGCAACTACAGGTGACCACACCGACAACAGTAGCAACGACGAAAATCTATGACAGGACGCTGAGTGCACAGATTACGCAATACAGCAGCCTCAGTGGTGTTATTCCAGGAGACACGGTGACGTTGGCAACAACGGCTGCATATGTGACGAAATCTGCAGAGATAGATAAATCGATTTGGGTGCATTACACCATCGCTGGTGCCGATGAGAGCAACTACATACAACCCGCTGATGTTTTAGCAACAAGTCAGGGAGTTATCACCAAGAAGCAGCTTACCGTTACAGGAACAACCATCACAGCAAGCAAAGTATATAACGGGACGACTTCCGCTGCGGTGGGATTACCCGGCTCATTGGCAGGTGTTGTTTCCGGTGATTCAGTGTACGTATCAGCAACAGCTGCCTACGATACAAAAGCGGCAGGCACAGGCAAGCCCATTACTCTCACGTACACCTTATTCGGAACAGACCAGAACAACTACTTCAAACCAGTTGACTCAATTGCATCACAAGCAGGTGTGATTACCCCAAAACAACTTGATGCCAGGATTGAAGACTATGTTTCCACCAAGGTGTATGACGGTACCACTTCTGCAACAGCTCCCCAAATAACTCTGATTGGAAAGCTTTCGCCCGATACTGTAACAGTAACGACAACAGCTACTTATGACTCTGCTGCAGCAGTGACCAATAAAGTGATTGGACTTGTGTTCACGCTTTCAGGAGACGACAAGAACAACTATCTCAAGCCAATTGACATGGTATTGACAAGAGCAGGCTCAATCTCAAAGAAGCAGCTTACGATTAGTGATCCTACCTTGGAGACAATAACAAAGGTCTACGATGGCACAACAGCTGTCGCTGGTACCGTCACACCAGGGACTCTCTCCGGCGTGGTGTCAGGAGAAGAGGTTACCGTAGAAGCTGCTGCAAGCTATGAGTCGGCCGACGTTACCTATGCAACGAGTGGTTATAATAAGATCACAGTCAAATACACGTTGGATGGCCCCAATGCAAGCAATTACGCCCCACCAGTCTGGGCTTTCCCTTGGGGATCCATTGAGAAGAAACAACTGAGCGTCATCGGCACTGTCTTCCCTGCATCAAAGGTGTATGATAAAACATCTACAATCACCATCACATCACAAGGGACGCTGTCCGGTGTGATTGGAAGTGATGTTGTAACTCTGAGCAATGTTGTTGCATATTTCTCTGGTATTGCTAGTGATGATGTAGGAACCAACAAGGCCGTTACCATTAACTATACCATCAGCGGGACTCATGCCAACAATTACTACCTGAATAGTGATACAAGCAAAACTGCCTCAATTACCGCAGCAGTTTTGACTGCAACGGTGGGAGACTATACCCAGCAATACGGATCTGCTGTCCCTGCCTTCACCGTCAATGTCACCGGCTTTGTTGCAGGGGATAGCGCTACCAATATATGGGGATATACCGCTCCTACTGCAACAGCAGGAACCAATTCCTCCTCTGCTGCAGGAACCTACACGATTCGCATATCAGGAGGCAGCGCCCCCAACTACAGCTTCACTATGACTGACACGGGAACTCTGACCATCCAGAAGCCTGCCGGCCCTGCAATCAGTGATACCATAATGGGCTATATTCCTGCGTCTCCTGCAAGCCAGACGGTCATCAACGTTACAGGGTTCTCTACGAACTTAACTAACCTCGAGGCGGCTGTTGCCATCAATGGTTCAACATTCAGCAGTTATGTCGATATTGCAGTAGATAGTCGTAATCGTGCAATGATAGTCCCCACTACGACGGTAACTACTGCTACCAAAGTCCGGATCAGAGTGAAAGAGACAGACATTCTAGCGGCAGGACCTGCAAAGGAGATTGCTCTCACCTCCCAAGCCCTTGCGATCGGAGACTATTATCAGGGTGGTATTGTGGCCTATTTCTTTGTAAGTGGGGACCCTGGCTACATAGCTGGGCAAGTTCATGGTTTGATTGCAGCAACAAATGACGTTTCATCCACAGGAGTTGCTTGGTCGAATAGTACGACTACCATTGTGGGAACATCATCAGGTATCGGAACAGGATTGAATAATACCAATCAAATTGTTACGTCAATCGGCTCTTCAGCGTCATCCTATGCTGCAGGTATGACTCGCAACTACAGGGGAGGTGGATATTCCGACTGGTTCCTGCCTTCAAAAGATGAACTATATAAAATGCGCTTAGCGTTTGTTTCTATCGGTAATTTCGCATCACCAGCATCATTCTATTGGAGTTCCACTGAGGAAAAGGCGTGGTCGCGCGAAGAAACGGCATATACAGGTGATACAGTGCATGCGATAGAATTCAATCCCAATAGTGGCAATTCAATATTGGTTTCAAATTCTCCGAAAACATACGCTTACTTCGTCCGTCCCGTCCGAAATTTCTAG
- a CDS encoding LytR/AlgR family response regulator transcription factor — MLDIAICDDDPTQLSLLASYTEEFIQANAIGAVIHQFDHPDRLLSKCEKQHYHLYILDIVMPMINGLEVGKAIREYDQEAFILYATNEPNFALQSFATHPINYLIKPIDKQQFYSTLQLVVSKLNLSEEKTCLIKTREGIRVIRYSEILSCEYSKHTVTYTLTRQRCFTTCVIKGTFSQHIEPLLQDSRFIRPHVSYVLNMEHVDSFTKSQFTLRSGQSIPIATNHYEAVRIGYMQYLVAKETERCRT; from the coding sequence ATGCTGGATATTGCCATCTGTGATGATGATCCCACCCAATTGAGCCTGCTTGCCTCCTATACAGAAGAGTTTATCCAGGCAAACGCAATCGGGGCTGTAATCCACCAATTCGATCACCCCGACAGACTTTTATCCAAGTGTGAAAAACAACACTATCATCTCTACATCCTGGATATAGTAATGCCCATGATCAACGGGTTGGAAGTGGGAAAAGCAATCAGGGAATACGATCAGGAAGCATTCATACTCTACGCCACCAATGAACCAAACTTCGCGCTGCAATCATTTGCAACACACCCCATCAATTACTTGATCAAGCCCATCGACAAGCAACAATTCTACAGTACCCTGCAACTGGTTGTCTCCAAGTTGAATCTTTCAGAGGAGAAAACTTGCCTTATAAAAACTCGTGAGGGAATCCGGGTAATCCGATACTCGGAAATCCTCTCTTGTGAATACTCAAAACACACCGTGACCTATACGCTCACGAGGCAGCGATGCTTTACCACGTGCGTGATCAAAGGTACATTTTCACAGCATATCGAGCCCCTGCTGCAAGACTCGCGTTTCATCAGGCCGCACGTCTCCTATGTGCTGAATATGGAACATGTTGACAGCTTTACCAAGTCTCAATTCACGCTCCGGTCGGGACAGAGCATTCCCATAGCAACAAACCACTATGAGGCAGTACGAATTGGTTACATGCAGTATCTGGTTGCAAAGGAAACTGAACGATGCAGGACCTGA